A region from the Ptychodera flava strain L36383 chromosome 12, AS_Pfla_20210202, whole genome shotgun sequence genome encodes:
- the LOC139146041 gene encoding allatostatin-A receptor-like: MSNATEFPLPDVRPWYNNTSDNFSSSESMPLTPTVTHLTSPTEQSNGTMSSNTTALVTLLLSSFAVNNFSDYNFTDGSIDEGRSRLLTKQQSFILNAFIGSLGVLGNGMVCFVFARVKKLRTLTNVFIINQSIVDLCTSSMFFTKKCILNKLVIPQGIVGDVICKLWDSGFVVWSLIMVSSSNLAALTLERYFAIVHPVQHRHRYTWGKAKIAILLVWLVPFAAEAVWAFANFNTNTGDCDYEWYNFTAKKISGVLYFCLEWAFPVSAMAFTYMCILVSLKRRASPKSTLAKGPSSERIMERACRNVTKTLITVSVIYLICWTPQALEYFLYSVAEILPNYSPIEDVVILLAFSNMCVNPIIYSVQFRPFREGIVKAFDCRKNKDPTRIKSGIENISMSISNEQTYVSQD, encoded by the coding sequence ATGAGTAATGCAACCGAGTTTCCACTGCCTGATGTAAGGCCATGGTACAACAACACCAGCGACAACTTCTCAAGTTCGGAGTCTATGCCCCTTACACCGACAGTAACCCATCTCACGAGTCCGACAGAGCAAAGCAACGGAACGATGTCATCAAACACCACTGCCTTGGTTACACTGCTGCTGAGCAGTTTTGCAGTGAACAATTTCAGTGATTACAACTTTACGGACGGGTCCATCGATGAAGGGAGGAGTCGTTTGCTCACCAAGCAGCAAAGCTTTATCCTGAATGCGTTTATCGGGTCTCTGGGCGTGCTGGGCAACGGGATGGTTTGCTTTGTGTTCGCAAGGGTAAAGAAGTTGAGAACTCTAACCAACGTCTTCATCATCAATCAGTCCATCGTTGACCTGTGTACGTCATCGATGTTCTTTACCAAGAAATGCATACTCAATAAATTGGTGATACCGCAAGGAATAGTGGGCGATGTAATTTGCAAGCTTTGGGATTCTGGATTCGTCGTCTGGTCTCTTATTATGGTGTCTTCTTCAAACCTGGCCGCTCTTACACTCGAAAGGTATTTCGCAATAGTCCACCCGGTACAGCACCGCCATCGCTATACTTGGGGAAAGGCCAAAATCGCCATTCTGTTGGTATGGCTGGTACCATTCGCCGCTGAGGCAGTCTGGGCCTTCGCCAACTTCAACACAAACACGGGAGATTGTGATTACGAATGGTACAACTTCACAGCGAAAAAAATCTCTGGGGTGTTGTACTTTTGCCTGGAGTGGGCTTTCCCTGTAAGCGCCATGGCATTTACATACATGTGCATACTGGTCTCTCTGAAGCGCCGAGCGAGTCCAAAGTCAACACTCGCCAAAGGACCGTCCTCTGAGAGAATCATGGAGCGAGCCTGTCGCAACGTGACCAAGACATTGATCACAGTTTCTGTAATATATCTAATCTGCTGGACTCCCCAGGCCTTGGAATATTTCCTGTACAGCGTGGCCGAAATACTTCCGAACTACAGTCCCATTGAAGATGTGGTCATACTGTTGGCCTTCAGCAACATGTGTGTCAATCCGATCATCTATTCGGTGCAATTCCGACCGTTCAGAGAAGGAATCGTCAAGGCCTTTGATTGCCGCAAAAACAAAGATCCCACCCGCATCAAATCTGGCATTGAAAACATAAGCATGTCAATTAGCAACGAACAGACGTACGTCTCCCAAGACTAA